In the genome of Spodoptera frugiperda isolate SF20-4 chromosome 1, AGI-APGP_CSIRO_Sfru_2.0, whole genome shotgun sequence, the window gagaagaacgagcaagaacctccataggttactttttcaCATTAATTATGTGTACAGGAAAACTGTTTAAAGTTTAGAGGACACAGCCGATTGCTTAATATTTGTTATGATCTAGCTTTCTAGATATCTTTTTCGTGTCGCTATCTCAAATTACTTGAAGGTAgccaaccaacaaaagttagttttatagaaggctatagaacgttttgtaaaaactaaacggtggtcaaataaaaggccaaagaaggtgcatctacaaagaaagtggcgcaattatatctccattcagtgttaaagtagaactataagggtatcaggcatgacaattttggcCCGTTGCAGTTGATGTTACACTAACGCAATCTCTATTTGGTGATATATGagccaccgcagcactactaaagtgtttttgggtactgtaaaaGGATTGATATTGAATTgtgattccattacatcactaaaatgcatcattcattcattttacattcgttcacgtcgctgcagtgtctcagtgttttagaagagaaataaaaaaataagaaaagtgacggGGTATTGTGGagactaagatattattttgtacttaatcgaattattcgtctcttacgaggaaaatgttgtgcgactgtaattttactgataaactatgtatggatttacgacatatttgaatgcccccttcgaattaatgagcttttactaaaataatttcttattttaagttataaacatagttccagcttccttaactctactatagtactcattatgatagattacatccaccattacatgaaattagggttccttttgagtttgtttgttatttttgttttattttttgtccttattccataaatatgatgaatacttttgttaatgaataaatgttatggtttataaatctgtgtaggtactacgtatgacgtcagagaagtataactacatacatacatatcgtcacgcctttaatccccgaagaagtaggcagaggtgcacattatggcacgtaatgccactgtgtacacatttcataattatttatattgtaagtcccatgtaataggtggtgagcctattgccatataccgggcacatttccagactccgtgctactactgagaaattttcgaaaaaccgaaaaaggctcagcaatacttcgcccgacccgggaattatTGCTtcttgtgaaatattataattaatagcccaatgcttcaaaccatctcgtagttgctggttttttttttcagttgaatcaatcaaacaatctgaaaaactgtcacacctggaatcgctgtccacaaatgaattattctccatttcatcactgacgtgaactgtattttgtacggaaccattttctataattgggtcttcaaaaagaattattcaaatcggaccagtagttccggagattagcgcgttcaaacaaacaaacaaactcttcagctttataatattagtatagataaaaatattgtcgcattaattacactgaatcaaaatgtcaatattgttgtagaagcaatagaagtgcttttacaaaacggaattatcatttaaaagcattgctagcctaactttatacacaataataatgttttaaaacacataagatctccgttatagtactgttgtgtaatagaggaactataatagttataaaaaaacaatctgcttctaaaaagtgtatttgtgatataagtttatcactacagctataatgggcattaacaaccctttataagacaattaagctatataaatataatttgaaactcagctgtatcaccaaatcactccgatgttgactttttgtgcccactatattactgtgtactgtaacgatgatcttaaaaccctcaatatcgtaatatcgtcctattcctgagttgtcatctctactttaacaaacgacacataggagttcgtttcgaacctttattgcgcaaattaggcgcattagggttacagttaaaactgttatgaagttcaatcgttgtatactagtcacaatggaggttgctataacgcctgactataacagctatataaagtcgtgaagtaaacctttacatcaactattaataggtcgtttttgctatataaacttatagagccaaactgtgttgtcaaacgcttttacacaacaatcagtcaccaccaaatcctttatacatcatttacccagcttttttgagatataatagggcaaaattgttagttggaTATGATAAAGTTTTCTTTTCCATTCTCCCTTATGAGATGAGACTTTGAAAGATATCATAGATCTAGTTTTCAGAACAACAATGTGTTTAAAAATGTGTTCACTGCTCGCTTTAATAATAGAGTAGGTAAATAAGTCATAAAACCAAGGTCGTGTAACAACAGTGGTTATCTAATTGTTGAATAATGCAATCGCAGTGTATAATCAAAACGCGGAAAGAATCTCAGCCGGTAATTAAATGCTAATGTGAATTATTTCGGTATGGAGATTTGATCAAGAACCAAGAAGACGGATTTAGCCTCATCTTTTAATTGATGTGCTTGGTGATTATATGACCAGATCTACAAATAATATGATATAAGAAATGTAGCGTATCACGTGCTATGGCTTCTGCCTACCTTTTGGGACAAAGTCTTGAGTTTAAGTATGTAGTATTAGCAGACAGTTTTTGAATGCAAAGGTAAAAGGTAAAGATCGGGTTTCGATGCGTGCTATTAAAAAGCCATATACAGCTGGCATTTTCAATCGGCTTGACAAGCATGGAGATTAAGGTCTTTTGTAGAGGATCcctatagtccagcagtggaatCTTACCAGCTGTTAATGAAGATAtgtccagtttttttttaaacacgcCGAtcaacgagcagacgtatcacctgatggtaagcaatcgccgccgcccatggacacttgaaacacccgaggcgttacaagtgcgttgccggctttttgggggttgggaagtTGCAGACAGGAacgagctgatgatgatgtagtTGAAGGACTCACCTCGTCGTACCCGATGAGCCAGAGCCTTGGCGTCTGGTAGTACTTGTCGTACGTGATGTGGAGGTCGTAGGTCCTCGTGCGGATGATCTCGTCTCCGTCAGACTTCGGTTTCTTCTCCGGCTTCGATTTGGGTTCCTTGCGCGGTGCTAGGTCTGTTGACTGGTCAGAAATAATGGCATGAGTATTGAATATAATCgtaattcattcattcagttTGATTTATAGGCTGAGCAAGGCAattgtttttactatttttgttaaGGAGTTACATTTTTGGAGTTGGGTAGACTTCCAACAATAGATGAATATTTTGGTTGGAAAGTTGCGTATCTACGTAAACTTATAACACCTGACAATCCCCTATTCTTAGGTGTTAGATATACAATAATGAAATTGCAGagacttatgcccgaatactcaaacgctactcaattttaagacgctctcagatgtagtactgtcactatcaattctttataaaaagacCTTGTCTGAAGAAATTGCCTTTGCCCCCGTATACTTAttaatgttacttttttttttgttcgaattCATATCAATAATGGCGTACAATAAAGACtattctatctatctatcagTCTACATgtctataggttataaaataaaccgATAGGTAAGacgtaaacaaacataaataaaggtAGAGCAACATTGTAACTACGGGCACATGTAATGGAGTGCACAGTGCAGTAATCGTAATGCACACTCGACAGATAGTGTCCACGGCGACCAGATAATAGGGTCACTTTATATCAACTGCTGTAGGTGCATGTTACCTATGTACCGTTTGTTTTTAACTTCACATACCTTATTGCATAGTATGTACATACTTATCCTGAGTTTATGAAATTCAGTTCTTATTTGTGTGTACATttttgcatatatttttttttattgttgcctCACCCTAGATTTTTCCCCATGTgtcctgggtgcgtttacaaaaacaGAAGTTCACATGCATGCGCATGACACCCAAAAATCAATGCATAGTGTGTGTTACgtttatttagaatattaagTTGAAACAACAGTATTCTCTTCATTGAAATCTTACCAAAATcaagtaaaaagtaatatttcccaaaataattttattctttaccAAACTACCTTTAATTGTTAgcagaaaattaattatataagtaCAGTTGTAAAAACTTACTGGGTCCACTTCATCTAAGAGTCCAGACTCCTGGAACTGCTCCATATCCTCGGCCTCTCCATCCTCGTCGtcctcttcatcatcatcgtcgCGGTCGCCGGCGGCACCCTCGCCGTCACTGTCGCCGGTGTCAGCTGCCTCCAGTGTCATCTCACATACCTGATGATTAGAAGGTAATAGAACACTATCATAAGATGTGTGTatcatgcaacgtcacgccttttatcctcgaagggtaggcagaggtgcacatgcacattacggcatgtaactacacccactttttaccaatcgttttataagtcccttgtaatatgtaataggggtgagcctattgctatataccgggcacaattccagacttcgtgctactactgagatgtTTTTTTACTAATGAGCTGTAATAGTCTGCCTGACACGGGAAAGAACTCGAGacctcttgcctggcagtcACAACAAGTCGGTCAGTGTGTGTATTAGTGTATCATAATTATGTCTATCTACCTTCATAACTAACTATCACTGTCTAGTAACCTTTATTGACATGGAACagtgttgttattttaaattaacataataggATACTTATTTTCATGCCCATAAAGATTATAATGCTATAATGACTCACACAACAGACTGCtgtaataaaatagttaatagCAATGACCCAAATTGAGTAAACAGATGAAACAGCAATTGAATCAATAAGTCAGCttttaattttagatattagaccacttaatttataaattaattgctGTATTTGTGCCATACAGTTGCGTAAATAGGATGTTTCTcaagacaataaaattatctagtTTTTAATAGTTATCCTTAATTTATCATTACTTGGGTGGTTTTCCCTAACTTTCTTATTGAATTTAccttatacttttttataaagctgaagagtttgttttatttgtttgtacgCACTAATCTGGTCTggattgaatatatttttttgtgtggaTATGGATATCCATTTATTgaagaaggttataggctatacaACATTACATTATGATCAATAGAAGTCAaacagagcaggtgaaaccatGTGGAGGTAGctaatcaataataaattttacttaaacCTCATTATATCACGATGAACACAACAAAAAGCAATTATCCATTTTGGTGCTCTGCATCTACTTCTTGGATctagttttataaatagatttaacaTGGTAACTGCCACATTGGTCATCTATGACCAGAGTGGACGGAGGATTGGGCTTCAACAGTTTTGTGAAGGCAGTCAAAGGCTTAATTTAATGTTGCTTTATTGTCCTTACCTTCTCCTCAACTGTAGGAGATCCACTGTTGTCATAGTGATGTGTGTCTACCCACCCCCCGTCCGCATCATGTTCATCCTCTATCACCTTCTCCTTGTCCTCGCAGTACTCTATCTGCAAGGAACCATTGTGAGGAAGAATTCATTTAGAACTTAGAAGAACTGACTACACAAAAATGgtaaagtaaaaagtataattttatgaaattgttgtggtatattacctacattaggtatttcaaatttaaacttttttgagtacctactaaatattaattaatttttaatgagtATTGACAATGAATATTAACTGTAATAAAGGCAACTAAGTATAATTTGGAATGCTCCTGTAAttcttttttctctttattcATTAGGAATGCAAATGTGTAGgtagtatataaaaattatacctgTTTGCACCGCCTGTAGCATGGTACATTCCTAGTAATGAGGAACTGCTTATCAGCTGGGAGGTACGGCCTGAGCTTGGCCTCTTCACCCTTCGCCCATTGCCAGGTGGGGCAGTGGTGGACTAAGTGGTCTCCAGCAGCTACAAACTCCTCAGGAGTTAGGACACCAGTTTCTTGGAACTTCGATTCCTAGGAAAGTGAATATTGAAGGTAGGATTATTTATAAGCTGGTGTAAGTAGGTAGTTCTATTGTTTTATGATGACTAGATATATTACCTTTGTTTACAGATATGAGACAATGATTAATTTAACAAAGATAAGGCCGCTAAATATTACGATCAACCCGGTTTGTTCGAGGgctaaaatacaatatattcaCCTTTTAGTAGTGTAAAAAATACGTCCTCGGTATTTTTGACTACCGACATTGAATACATAATGAGTGCgcatataaattatttcgaaCATGTTTAGTACGGTGTCAAATTAACTGTAAACAGTGATAAAAGTTAATGTAACAAAGGTGATACTACCTTCAACACCGGTGTAAGATAACCGGCTACTCCCAGCGCCGTGCCTTTCACAGTATTTATTACACTCTGCATTTTAGCGCAATGCTCACTGAAATCCAATAAACGTCTTATTAGAATTACAAGAGTTTCGTTCTAATAAAATCGACAATGAAATCCACAAAAGTGTAGAACACGGCACTCGATTTGTTTGACACTGGCaacttgacattgacatttgtaCATTTTGTTCTTGCGATTGCGATAGAGCTGTGCTAGTCTTCTGAAGAAGATAAGATTATTCTTACTCACCATTTATTCTACTTAAAATTTCactcatttttgtttttatattgtttgtatttaaattatttttgtttaaaataaaattattacccATGTTATTGTGACAATAATAAGTTGAAttctttacatttttgttgcaATGGTTGCAAGGGTTGCATCACTCAGTTGGTCGACACTTGACATTTGACAGTTGTCACTAAACGCTGTGTAACGTCAAATTCGTCAAAACTTTGATTTCCGATTTTCATTATTGATAACGcgaaataatgttattttgtctGTAAAGTCTATAAATTGCGATACGATTGGATTCTATATACAGTTTATATAACTTTATTACAATGGAGGACGTTTTGGACGAGATAGTATCTTCGGAAGATTTGCAAGTAATGTGAAAACTTGTGCAACGTTGTATTTGTGAGTCATTGAATGTAATACTCATTATTTGATATTTGTGATGTAGAAGTTCGAGAAAGTGTTCCACGAGCAGCTGCACCAGGGCAACGTGACGCACAAAGCACAGTTCGAGTATGCTTGGTGCCTTGTACGGAGCAAGTATCCTACCGACATACGAAAGGTATCTATTCGAAGACggtcatttagtttttttcatagaaactaaaaataataaaagatcaGTGAATGTTGACGTCATACGTATaaggaaatataatataataatacctgttttatatctttataacacaaaagttGTAATACCATGAAATATCATccagtttttacaaaaaataaacaaagcatTCTGAGTGCCAAGTGAAAAAATTCAAGGCGCCGAGGACATTAAGATCATGTCTTcctttatctaaaaataacacCATTGTATGCATTTCTGTATTGCCtatatttgtatgaaaagtcatgctgaacaaaaacaaaatatctcttTGACAGTACTGAATGATGCTTTgttgttgtaaataatgtgtttgtcATCAGTCATCTGGGAACTTGCCCATTGTCCACAACTTTTAGAATTATACTACTTTAAGTTTTACAAATAGTAACTTGAATTGAACAGTAATCTTTGTACTTATTAAGTCCAAAGTTGAATAGTTATATCCTAGATTCATagagttaatattaattatgagtGAATtggtaactaaaataaacattca includes:
- the LOC118273469 gene encoding ubiquitin-like-conjugating enzyme ATG3 encodes the protein MQSVINTVKGTALGVAGYLTPVLKESKFQETGVLTPEEFVAAGDHLVHHCPTWQWAKGEEAKLRPYLPADKQFLITRNVPCYRRCKQIEYCEDKEKVIEDEHDADGGWVDTHHYDNSGSPTVEEKVCEMTLEAADTGDSDGEGAAGDRDDDDEEDDEDGEAEDMEQFQESGLLDEVDPSTDLAPRKEPKSKPEKKPKSDGDEIIRTRTYDLHITYDKYYQTPRLWLIGYDEDRTLLSVEQMYEDVSQDHAKKTVTMESHPHLSGPSMASVHPCRHAEVMKKIIETVTESGGEMGVHSYLIVFLKFVQTVIPTIEYDFTQNFAIN